From Camelus dromedarius isolate mCamDro1 chromosome 12, mCamDro1.pat, whole genome shotgun sequence, the proteins below share one genomic window:
- the LOC105093975 gene encoding olfactory receptor 5P80, with translation MGTGNYTTVTEFIILGLTEGTTVCAILFIMFLGIYVVTLMGNISIIMLIRSSPQLHTPMYLFLCHLAFVDIGYSSSVTPVMLMGFLGEGTSIHVAGCVTQLCSVVTFGTAECFLLAAMAYDRYVAICLPLLYSTHVSPRVCILLVGMSYLGGCVNAWTFTGCLLSLSFCGLNKVNHFFCDYSPLLELSCSHDFTSEIIPAIFSGSIIVVTVFIIGLSYVYIISSVLKMRSTEGRHKAFSTCTSHLTAVTLFFGTITFIYVMPKSSYSTEQNKVVSLFYTVVIPMLNPLIYSLRNKDVKEAMRKLMARTHWWS, from the coding sequence ATGGGGACTGGAAACTACACAACTGTGACAGAGTTCATTATTTTGGGGTTAACAGAAGGTACTACAGTTTGTGccattttatttatcatgtttCTAGGAATCTATGTTGTCACCTTAATGGGCAATATCAGCATAATCATGTTAATCAGAAGCAGCCCCCAGCTTCACACCCCAATGTACCTTTTCCTCTGCCATTTGGCCTTTGTGGACATTGGGTACTCCTCATCAGTCACACCTGTCATGCTCATGGGCTTCCTAGGGGAGGGCACCTCTATCCATGTTGCTGGTTGTGTCACCCAACTCTGTTCCGTGGTCACATTTGGGACAGCCGAGTGCTTCCTGCTGGCtgccatggcctatgaccgctatgtggccatctgcttGCCCCTGCTGTACTCCACCCATGTGTCCCCTAGAGTCTGTATCCTCTTAGTGGGGATGTCCTACCTAGGTGGATGTGTGAACGCTTGGACATTTACTGGCTGTTTATTAAGTCTGTCCTTCTGTGGACTGAATAAAGTAaatcactttttctgtgattaTTCACCACTTTTGGAGCTTTCTTGTTCTCATGATTTTACTTCTGAAATCATTCCAGCCATCTTTTCTGGCTCCATCATTGTAGTCACTGTATTTATCATTGGTCTCTCTTACGTCTACATCATTTCCTCAGTCCTGAAGATGCGCTCCACGGAGGGGCGCCAcaaagccttctccacctgcacGTCCCACCTCACAGCGGTCACTCTGTTCTTTGGCACCATCACATTCATTTATGTGATGCCCAAGTCCAGCTACTCAACTGAACAAAACAAAGTGGTATCTTTGTTTTACACAGTGGTGATCCCCATGTTGAACCCCCTCATCTACAGTCTGAGGAACAAGGATGTTAAAGAGGCCATGAGAAAATTAATGGCTAGAACACATTGGTGGTCCTAA
- the LOC105094010 gene encoding olfactory receptor 5P6 encodes MDSLGDGNHTAVTEFILLGLTNDSVLRIILYMIILCIYLVTISGNLSTIILIRISSQLHHPMYFFLSHLAFADMGYSSSVTPNMLVNFLVETNTISYHGCAIQLGSVVFFGSTEFFLLAAMAYDRFMAICNPLLYSTKMSTQVCVQLLAASYVGGFLNACSFTICFYSLLFCGPNRVNHFFCDFAPLVELSCSDISVPAVVPSFTSGFVTVVTLFVIAISYIYILITVLKMRSTKGYHKAFSTCMSHLTVVTLFYGTITFIYMMPKSSFSTDQNKAVSVLYMVVIPMLNPLIYSLRNSEMKGALKRALC; translated from the coding sequence ATGGATTCCCTGGGAGATGGGAACCACACTGCAGTGACAGAGTTCATTTTACTGGGCTTAACAAATGACTCAGTCCTTCGAATCATCCTCTACATGATCATCCTATGTATCTACCTGGTGACCATATCTGGCAATCTCAGCACAATCATTCTTATCAGAATCTCTTCTCAGCTCCACCATCCTATGTACTTTTTCCTGAGCCACTTGGCCTTTGCTGACATGGGCTATTCATCTTCTGTCACACCCAATATGCTCGTAAACTTCCTGGTGGAGACAAATACCATCTCCTATCATGGATGTGCCATTCAGCTTGGTTCCGTCGTTTTCTTTGGGTCAACTGAGTTCTTCCTTCTGGCTGCCATGGCATATGACCGCTTCATGGCAATCTGCAACCCACTGCTTTATTCCACCAAAATGTCCACACAAGTCTGTGTTCAGTTACTTGCAGCGTCTTATGTAGGTGGCTTTCTCAATGCTTGCTCTTTTACTATTTGCTTCTATTCTTTACTCTTCTGTGGACCAAATCGAGTCAATcattttttctgtgattttgctCCTTTGGTTGAGCTCTCCTGTTCTGACATCAGTGTCCCTGCAGTTGTCCCCTCATTTACATCTGGCTTCGTCACTGTGGTCACACTGTTTGTCATAGCCATCTCCTACATCTACATCCTCATAACCGTCCTGAAGATGCGCTCCACCAAGGGGTACCAcaaagccttctccacctgcaTGTCCCACCTCACAGTGGTCACTCTATTTTATGGGACCATCACATTCATTTACATGATGCCCAAGTCCAGCTTCTCCACTGACCAGAACAAGGCAGTGTCTGTGTTGTACATGGTGGTGATCCCCATGTTGAATCCCCTGATTTACAGTCTGAGGAACAGTGAGATGAAGGGGGCCCTGAAGAGAGcactttgttaa
- the LOC105094009 gene encoding olfactory receptor 10T2: MGNHTTVSTFLLWGFSSFPDLQSLLFVMIFFSHATILAANVSIMVAIKLTRHLHTPMYFFLCGLAFSETCTTMVIIPRMLVDLLSDSKTISIPECATQMFFFFGLGGNNCFIMAAMSYDRYTAIHSPLHYPVLMTRKICFQLMTASWVVGCLVSLCIVIMVFNLSFCDSNIIQHFFCDISPVVCLACDYTPYHEMAIFMLSAFVLVGSFILIMISYVFIGSIIMKMPSAKGRYKAFSTCSSHLTVVCMHYGFAGFIYLRPKDSDSFREDMLRAVTYTVLTPLLNPIVYSLRNEEMQIALRKVLDSTHRFIPQMVNKRTLNI, translated from the coding sequence ATGGGCAATCACACCACAGTGAGCACCTTCCTTCTGTGGGGATTTTCCAGTTTCCCAGACCTGCAGAGTCTCCTCTTTGTGATGATTTTCTTCTCCCATGCAACCATTCTTGCTGCAAATGTGTCCATAATGGTGGCCATCAAGCTCACTCGCCACCtgcacacccccatgtactttttcctctGTGGCCTGGCCTTTTCAGAAACCTGTACCACTATGGTAATCATCCCCCGCATGTTAGTGGACTTGCTATCAGATAGTAAGACCATCTCTATTCCTGAGTGTGCCACACAGATGTTCTTCTTCTTTGGCTTGGGAGGCAACAACTGCTTCATCATGGCTGCCATGTCCTATGACCGTTACACTGCTATTCACAGCCCGCTGCACTACCCCGTCTTGATGACCCGGAAGATCTGCTTTCAGCTGATGACGGCCTCCTGGGTGGTTGGGTGTCTGGTTTCTCTGTGCATCGTCATCATGGTATTCaacttgtctttctgtgactcCAACATCATCCAGCACTTCTTTTGCGACATCTCACCTGTGGTCTGCCTGGCTTGTGACTATACGCCCTATCATGAAATGGCTATATTTATGCTCTCTGCCTTTGTGCTGGTGGGCagctttattttaattatgatttcCTATGTCTTCATTGGGTCCATCATTATGAAGATGCCTTCTGCCAAGGGGAGGTATAAGGCCTTCTCAACTTGCTCCTCCCACCTCACTGTGGTGTGCATGCACTACGGATTTGCTGGTTTTATCTACTTGAGGCCCAAGGACAGTGACTCATTCCGTGAAGATATGCTGAGGGCTGTGACCTACACAGTGCTGACACCTCTGCTTAATCCCATTGTTTACAGTCTAAGAAACGAAGAAATGCAGATAGCCTTAAGGAAGGTACTAGACAGTACACACAGGTTCATCCCTCAGATGGTAAATAAACGGAccctgaacatttaa